GCATCTCCAGTgccatttttccttcctctgtgggTACCAATGATTAGCAAAGATGATCTATCTGAGTCAAGGAATGTGAACATTAAAATCACATTGTAAATGCATTTCCCTTGGTTTTCTGAAGGTGGGATTGTTTTCCAGTATATGCTAGCTGAAAGtgaagtcaatcagtcgtgtccaactctttgcgcccccatggactgtagcctactaggctcctccatccatgggattctccaggcaagaatactggtgtggattgccatttccttctccaggggatcttcccgacccagggatcgaacccgggtctcccacattggaggcagacgctttaacctctgagccacctggggagccaaATGCTAATTACCAGGGTGTAATTGTTGATTAATAATGATGTGATTGGTAATCATCCCTCTTTACCctgagtctttctttctttttaaaatttctttgtctGCACTGAGTCTTTATTTCAGCACATGTggtcttctctctagttgcagtgcacaggcttctctggttgtggcatgcagacttaGGGATTCTGCAGcatcttagttttccaaccagggattgaatttacatcccctgtattggaaggcggattcttaaccactggaccaccagggatgtcctgaGTTTTTCTGATTAGCATGTATCTGATGGTTCCCTGAAGCAAGGGGTAAAGGTGTTTCTGAAAGAAAGCACAGGTGCTGGGCCACACCCAGAGTTCTACAGGACAAGCTGCTGGGAGACAGCATTCTGCTGGAATTTGACCATTTATCATTTAGAAGACCCTAAACGTTCTAGAATTTGGGTGAAGTAGACAGTTAACCAAGGACTCCATTCATAAGACTAAATGCAAATGCTGGGAACGTTAGGCGAACACACCAGTGTAACAGAGcagaaaagagtgaaattagTATAAGTCAGTCTCACaaactcttttctatttttccgGCTCTAGCTGGTCATGCACTGGCCTGGACATGCACTTGCCACTCTCAACTCTCATATACACTTATGGAGACCTATGCATGTACCTGCATGCAAAAGAGCACACTCATGCAGTTCACACATGCCTTCACACACACGCATATCTGTTAGTTGGGACCGGATGCAACTGCCATTTTTCTAGGTCAAGATAAATAtcagcaatttcatatggttTGATCTAAGAagctatgcatatacatgtacaaATATACATTTGTTTATGCAGATGCacgggctcccctggtggcccaaatggtaaagaatctgcctgcaacgcgggagacctgggttcgatgcctgggttgggaagatcccctggagcagggcatggtaacccactccagtattctcacctggagaatctccatggacagaggagcttggcgggctgcagtccaagggtcgccaagagtcgggcgcgactgagcacagcacacagcaccgCACCCATCCACACACATGACACGTACAAATACAcacgcacgcgtgcacacactCGAATGTGCAGAAAAAGTCACCGATGCCCTGCCTGGCCATGCTAGTCGGAAACTAATGCGGAACTCCCACTGCCTCCTCCACGCCCCCCAGTCTTCCCCTGCGCCCTGAGAGTAACCTGAATGTCCATCCTTTCCGCTCACAGGAGAGTGAAGACTTGGAGAAGCAGAACGCGGCTCTGCGGAAGGAGATCAAGCAACTCACAGAAGAGATGAAGTACTTCACGTCGGTGCTGAGCAGCCACGAGCCCCTGTGCTCCGTGCTGGTGCCCAGCACCCCCTCGCCCCCCGAGGTGGTGTACAGCCCCCACCCCTTCCACCAGCCTCACGTCAGCTCCCCGCGCTTCCAGCCCTGAGCTCGCCCGAAGGAGGGCGAACAGAGAATAGAGCCTCGATCTCCAGCTGCTCCCGGGGCCTCGGGAGGGGCGCACAGACTGTAACCAGGTAGCCCTCCTCCCTCAGCGCCCTCTCTCCACCCAGAAAGCCGGAGGCTGAGGCCGGACCCCAGGATCGAGAACCCGGGGACGGGAACTCGAGGCAGCTGGAAGTGTGCGGCCACCCGCAGCGTGGCCGCCCGCCGCCAGGGGCTGGGTGGCCTGGACCTTCAACTGGGTGGGATACCCGACCCAGAGCTAGGTTAAGCATGACGCCCAAGTCCGGTGACTCAGAGGGAGGAGGGTAAGGCAGggctatttttctaaataaatgtcTTGAGAGAAACCAATCTGGCAAGGGCTTGAAACCTAAAGTTTTGTGGGGTTGGGGTCATTTTTTTGGTCCTTGGGCTTAGGAGCCCTTAAAGGTCTGGAGACTCTGCTCATAGGGCTGTTTCCGACCGCTTCTTCATCTACTTGGGAAGCTGGGTTTTCTCAAAGTATCTTCAATTTTCCCTCTAGGCATCTCCATCGTTTCCCTCCCCAAATCACCTTGCTGTGACCTCCCACTTTCCATGCCTCATTGCATGATGCTTTCTAGGTTGTCAGCTCTAGACGGTTCTAGGGTCATTTTCTGCATGAGAGAAGGATTGGTGCCAGATGCGGTGGAGTGGGGTGGTCATTCAGGCTGGGACTCACCTCTCACAGGACTGCGCTGACTCAGCCCCATCCAGATGGCCAGCCCTGGGGGCTGCTGCATGCCTGGCCCCACGCCAGGAGCACTAGTAACTCAAGGAGCCCCTCACGTGAAGGCAAGCCTTTCCTCTCTGGGGGGGGGCAACCTGTGGTTCAGAGACACAGGCACTAGTATCCTGCTGAGGACTCCGCCTCCCCTGGGAAGCTGGGATAAAGCACACACAGCTTTGTCATCTCCGCAAGGCTCCACAGTCCGAGGGCTGCGGTggctcagatcagttcagtcgctcagtcgtgtccaactgtttgcggccccatggactgcagcacgccaggcttccctgtccatcaccaactcccggagctcgctcaaactcatgtccattgagtcggtgatgccatccaaccatctcatcctctgtcatccccttctcctcctgccttcaatctttcccagcatcagggtcttttctaatgagttggttctttgcatcaggtggccaaactattagcttcagcatcagtcctgttATGTGGCTCAGATAACATAGGATTAGCTTCAGGGCTTCCAACCCACAAGTCTGGGCAGAGCTGAAACCAGCATGCTCTGGTTTCCCTGCTCGTATGTCCACCTGCTCCTCAGAAATCCCCATGCCAAGCGCCCCTCTGGCCTTACCCACACCACTGCTCAAGAGCCACGGCAGGGCCTGTCCCCTTGtctccacagacacacacatgggcCCTGATGAGCCAGCTGGGGCCTAAAGTGCCAGGGACTGGCGTGGAAGGTGTCAGATGCAGCCCCTTGGCAGCCTCTGAAGCTCACCCTGGGGTCCTTCAGAGCCATTACCTGTGGCCCCCCTGCTGGTGGCTGTCTTGGGATGCGGCGagcaagggggaaagggaggaacAAGCTTGCTCCCCTGTGCCAGCATCTCTTGGGCCTGCCTGCTGATGGCTCTGGTTGACTTAAGGCAAGGTTTCAAGGACCTCCCCTGCCCAAGTCTCTCCTACCCCCTGGGATTATGCCAGTGCTGGACTAGTGTGACTACTAAACTCTGCAGAGGCCTGCAAGTGCTGCCTCCTAGCACGTGGCCACCTGACCTCCTTGTGGCCTAACTATGGGAGATGTGCAGCCCAAGGGCCTCTGAAGGCGCATTGCCACCATCAAGCTCTCACCCCCGAAGTCGATTCCACACGGAAGCCCAGCATGTGGGAAGGGGGCTTGGAGCTTGTTGGAGACAGGCCAGAAGACCTCTCCCAAGGATCAGCATTGCTTGCAGAATCCTGTGTTTTAACCTTTGGTGTCCCAACAGAACTTGGTAAATGAGACTTCCCTTCCAGTGCACGAACTCGGTGTAGCCTGGGATGAGGGTCTATGGCAAGAAGGAGCTCTCCCTCCATTTCCTTCAGGGCCTGGTTTCTGGTAGCTGATGCTCTGGGTAGCTCCTTCCCACACCTGTGTTAACAGGCAAAGCAAAGTCGCTGATGGCCACTTGAGATATGGCCTGCGTTGACTAGAATTCAATTTTTCTCTCTCAGTCTCAGGAAGCAGAACTTTCCAGTTAGCCCTTCCTGGACCAGacctctcttgggcttccctccaATCAGAGATGTTGTCCCCACCCCTGCTCTAGCTCTGTGATTTCCCCCCAGAAACCCCCTGCAGAAGGCACATGACCAGTGCCGGGCACCTTCCGAATGATACTCAGAGCCATAACCAGAAATGCAGGGCTCACGTGTGCCCCTCCTGTCTCTCAGCAAGGACTTCTCTTCCCCTTTCATTCGCTACTTTCTAATGAACCTGGGAAGTTCCACTTCTCCTTTCTGATCAGTCTGACAGAGATCGCAAAAGGCTAGGCTGAGTGTCAAAGCTGACTTCATTGCCACACAGGGAAATTGGAGGGGCAGCTACAGAGAGGTCTTAACTTCCAGTGCCTTCACTTCAGATGTCCCACCATCCAGGCTCTGTCTCAGCCTCCTACCCATGACAGAGATAGTCCCTCAGGTGGGTGGACCAGTCACACATAAATCcctccagggcccagggaggcACTGTAAATACATGAACCTCACTGGACACTGGACAGTTGGGAGTGGCTGGGAATGTGGCAAATTGAACAATGAGCACTTACCTGCTGAAAGCAAACCGCTGCCCCTAGGTTCTATTCCACGCTGCCCTGGAATTCAGGACCAGTGTGGCCAGGGCCTCCAATTTTCCAAGAAAAGCCCCAAACCAGAATTTCTACATGAATTCCCCCAGTTTTTAAAACCCTCTGCAGACcaaacaaaatgtgtgtgtggaggaggtTTGCCTCTCATATCTGCAGGGCTTGCAGCAAGCATACACGCAGAGGCCACTCACCCTATGGCTAAATACCCGTATCAAACATAAAATATGTTAACCGTGTTAGACGAAATATGCTCTTTTCTCTTGCCTTGATAAATAGACCTTTCTCACAACCTGGGAGGTGGGGTTTGAATATAAAGTCCTTCGATGCTTCAGAAACTTGTATTAGCACAAGGCAGCACAGGGAGAAACAGCCCTGCGACTGCAACCTGATCTCTTCTCGTCTCTCCTCCGGCTCCTCCACAGAGGCCTCATGTGGATGTCGGTGGATATAACCAGCCTACAAGACCGGTCCACCCACACCCCTCCTCCACAGAAGCCATCCCCGGGCCACTCCTTCAGGTCCAGGGGTGCACCTACCAGGGTCTGACCTACTCTGGTGAAGAGTTATCCGGGGAAGAGGGTTTCAGCTGCTGGAAGACAGCTAGGGGCACTGACAGGGGATTCCAACGTGCTGGGAATATGGAGCATGGTCTAAAGGGACAGAGGGCTCTGGGTAGGCATGTCCCTTCTGTCCTCAGGACTTGGCCCCGTGAGAAGGGATATAGCAGGCGGAGGGGAATTCCCATAATGTGGGGAGTCCAGAGCAGGGACCTCTTTTGCCCAGGTCTGAGGGTGGCCCTGCAGAGGCCTGCCAGAGTGTCTCTCTGATCTGGGTTAACCATGTCTCCGCGGAACGCCCAGCGAGGTGAATGTCCTATGCAGCAAGAAATGGGCACATCATTATCTGTCATTTTGACGGAGGGTTCCTGTTGGCCTCAGTGTTGGCCTCTTACTTGCGGCGTTCTTCCCTGAGATAGTGTCAAGACAAATTACAGGAAAGCCAGAATTTTGGTCTTTGGGCTGAGAAGcgtgggtggggagagagagggaggtaaAGTCAGCTCAGAGGTCACGGGGTTGCCATCTGCTGGACCCAAACTTCCCAGCAGTGTTTATTCATACCTCCAGTCAATGTCCCAGCTGCACCTGCAGCTTCGCATGCAGCTTCCCCAGGCGGCTGGGGACCCCATTCTCTCTGGGACAGACAGGCCGGCCCTCTGTGCTGCCCtggcctcctccttctccctcacgGGAGTCGGTGCTCCCGAGCAGCCCAGGAATTCCAAGGGGGAAAACGATGGCTACGTGAACTAAAACCAACACTAAGGTGGGACAGATGAAATCATCTTTGCCTCTGTCACAGGGGGTTGGCATTTTAAGAGGTACCTGAGGTTCCTGGCCCGAAGGAATGATGCTCAATGATGCATTTGAGACTTGGTGGCCAGTGTGTATGTAATGGAATCCTTGCTGTGTGGATGACTGGCTACTATTGTACGTACAAGGGGACTGGGGGCTGGAAAGGAATAGAGACATATTCctcttgaaaatctttttttttttttaatattttgctgtgaactctttttaaagtctttattgaatgtgttactatattgcttctgttttgtgttttgtttttttggctgtgaggctgCTGGGACCTAAgcccccgaccagggattaaaccctcaccctctgctttggaaggcgaagtcttaaccaatggactgccagagaagtcccttcctCCTGAAAATGTTGTTTCTCAACTGCTTGATATGTGATTTGAGTTAATCTACTTCCAGGAAGATGGAATAAAAAGTTGATCCTGGtttaaagaatctaccagcaggCAGAGCTAAAAAGACCCCTCTTGAGAGGACAAATTTACAGACAAATTTCACTGGTGCTTAGGAGGTTTGTCTGGCTTCTTCTGGAGGATTCTTGATGAAAGACCAAGGTTAGGAACAGTGGCAGAGACTGATGATTGACCTCTCAAGGCCATTCTCCCCTTTTACCTAACTGCAGCACCCTCGTTCTGTCTAGGACAGCCTACCAACCTGCCCGGGCACTCTTGTCCACCTCTCGTCTCTTGGATGCAAACCCTGTGAACTGGCCAGGCTGTTCACAGTCCTTGTTCACGTCCTTGACCACATCTCAAACTTTCCTTTCATCAAGCCTTTGCTCATCTAGCTATTATCTCCTCAGTAAGTCTGTAAGCGGGACCTAGGAATCCTCATTTTTACTAAGATTCCCTGTCATTTCTGATCTAAGTAACAACATGAGGTTAATCTGATCTAAATGGCATAGATGCCTCACTTTATTATGCCACCTTACCTTTTTGAAATTCTACCCATTTTTCAAAGTTCCACTCAATTGCCACAGTGCCTGCCTAGAATGCAGGGTGATTTTAGATGATACTCAAGTAAAACTTATTTAGTCAGtgtatatttatttcaataaGTTTAGTGGTTTTTCCATCTTTTATGATGATATAAATCATCctttacaaataaatatactttCATAAAAAGTGAAATGATCTAAAGAAATATGCTAAAAACTATAGTCGATTAAGAAGCATCACTCATTAATGTACATGGTATGTATTAATGAATATTTGCTCTGTTTTCTatgttgttgctttttaatatgcattgaACACAAGAATAAAGGGGTAAAAGAGAGATGAATAAAATTTCTATGTTGGccaaaactgaatatatatatttatgtgtgtgtgtgtgtgtgtgtgtgtatatatatatatatatatatataaaatgaatagccGATCTCCAAAGCTGATCGCTGACTGCACATAGCAAGACAGTCCGGAACGTTTAGCATCAGTATCTTAAAATGCCTCGAGATGGGGAAATGAGATatgttgcttttcacttttcagacTTGGATGTGTCTCTagagaaagcagaaagggaaaatttCAGAGATGCTACTGGGCTTCTATATTGCTACTAGCAAATATAAATACTAAAGTTTAGAAGCCCAGTAGCATCTCTGaaattttccctttctgctttctctAGAGACACATCCAAgtctgaaaagtgaaaagcaacatATCTCATTTCCCCATCTCGAGGCATTTTAAGATACTGATGCTAAACGTTCCGGACTGTCTTGCTATGTGCAGTCAGCGATCAGCTTTGGAGATCGGCTGTTCACAGCTGTGCTGCTGGAACAGTGAAATTAGGCTGTCTCATCAGCAGCAGGTACTGCCCATCCCTGTTGGTGCATCTTCTCTGAGCGAAGTCAGCATTATTCACATCAAATGCTGATCAACTGCCCGCTGGCACAGGGCAGATTATAGCGTAAAAGTTATTCCAGATGACTATTAAGGATGGGACCCTGGACACCTTACATCCTCTACCCCTCAGCTCACAGAGTGCCTGCCTTTTAGGGGTGTATAATCCAagacattgaaggcaggaggagaaggggaccacagaggatgagatggttggttggcatcacctactagatagacatgagtttgagtaagctccaggagtcggtgatggacagggaggcctggcatgctgccgtccctggggccacaaagagttgaacacaactgagtgactgaactgaactgaatccaagaCAATTCTTATTCTGACAATAGAATACAAGCAAAAAAATTCCATTCGACCAACATATGGAGGGTGAGCATAAGTCAGATctttaaagaaaaggaatcaaGAGAAGGGACTCATTCCTATAGAGTCGGTAGAAACTGGGGACAGGAGCCCCAGATGGGGCCACAGGAAACACAGGTGAGCTGTGTCTCTTGAGTCACACCGTCGTCTAACTTTTAGTCTTGTATTTAGATGTCATCTGTCAGACAGAGCCAAGGACCATGATCAAAGCAAAAGCAAGCTGGCATCCTGAACAGGACTCTCTAAAAGGACATTTGCCCCTGTCAACCCTCCTCAGtttcagggaatgtttgacgggaggattcctacatgctgtctctcatgagtcctttgtccctcttcaaggggaacagcacgctgctcccagggactgaggtcattgtgtgaggcaagcatgagtctcctttagtaaacattctccttaggacaaaacagcttaatctccttcccctttcttgagatatggattgtctcccaaccttgtgactaacattaccccttgttcccttggtaacggttgctgtacatttggttttctgatctctatcattcccgaaagaagtttcttgtactgcagcctatatatactcatagaaaaatcattaaagcacctttgctgcatcagagcttaggtccccgggtcttttttgtctctttctctctctctctctctctttttctggctgactctctggagcatggagacccgtcgtgctcacttttctgcccgggcttctaagaccccctcgagagggcgcctggtgccttcgtgagcaaTGCAAGTCCTGtatcaaggactttattggtcctctgcgtaagccaagggatatcagcctctttctctctttcactttcttatcgtcgactccgtaccacaaggttctggtccattaaaggaccccaacactcAAAGTCCATGATAATATACAGTGGGAGTCGGGCTGCCTTCATGTTCAGCTGgctctccacaccctcaccccctacacagacacacagacacacacacacacacacagacacacacacacaaccctctCTATAAACTACTCCTCtgacagaaagaaagaggacaCACCCCTAAGAAGCATCTTCCATTGGAGACTAGAAAATGATAGCCATGTCGGTGTCTCCCAAGAGATAAACAATAAAGACAAGACATCCACCCATATCATGGACAAAGCCACCAGTGGTGACTAATGGTGGACAGTCAAATGGCTGTCTGCATAGGCCATTCATAgcccataagcaaaatcagagACTGACTCTGTCTTAATTTCATCTGTATCCCTAGTACCCAGCACAGGAGACCCTTATTATTTGTTTGATaaatgaaggaagggaaaaagggaggagggaaggaaagaaggagttCTGACAGTCTTAAGGTTTGTCTACTTCAGGTAAAAGTTCCTTATGGTCCCCTCAGATGCTGGCCTATTGTTTATCCCCAGGTGGGTAGGAAGAACAAGGCTGTAAGAACCCAAAATCCTGAGGAACCCAGGCTGATTGGCTTGATCTGGTGGCCTCTAGGAAGTTTAAAGTACCATTAGTATGGGGATCTAGTTCTGCCTGGATCTAACCCCTGGAAGCTGAAGACAGGGTGTCACTTGAACTGTGATCTAGAATTGAGATGCAGGTGATTAGCTGGGTCATTTTTCGCCACCCAGAATCCATGCCTCCTTCCTTTGGTAAATTACCCTAATTTCCTTTTAAAGCATTGCTTCTTTCCCATGTGTAGAGCTATCAATCAGCCGCCTTGCCTTATTTGGCCAAGGTGCAATGGTGTGACCCAGGCTGGGCCAATCAGACTGTGTCCTGGGAATGACTTTTGAGTAGAGCAAAGGAAGACTCAAA
The Cervus canadensis isolate Bull #8, Minnesota chromosome 6, ASM1932006v1, whole genome shotgun sequence genome window above contains:
- the BATF gene encoding basic leucine zipper transcriptional factor ATF-like, with the protein product MPHSSDSSDSSFSRSPPPSKQDSSDDVRKVQRREKNRIAAQKSRQRQTQKADTLHLESEDLEKQNAALRKEIKQLTEEMKYFTSVLSSHEPLCSVLVPSTPSPPEVVYSPHPFHQPHVSSPRFQP